A region of the Rhizobium binae genome:
GGTCGATGAACTGATCGCCCATCTATTCACGCCGGCGGCGCTGAAGGCGCGCCTGGTGCGCAAGGACGCCGAATTCCTTGTTGCCGACGACGGCCGCAAGATCGGCGGCATGGGTTATGCGGCAATGTCGCAGGCATTGACGAAAACCGTCATACTGCATCTCCTTTACGTCAGCCCGGCGCTGCAGCGCCAAGGCATCGGCCGCGACATCTTCTCTGAGCTCGAAACCTGCTTTCCCGATGCCGAAATCATGCGTCTCGAAGTCGAGCCGCAAAATGCGGCGGCCATCGCCTTCTACCAGGCGCATGGCTTCACCGAAGTCGGCCGCAACGAGTATAGCGCGCCCGGGCAATCCGGCATCCCGGCGCTGATTTTCGAAAAAACGCTCGAGGGGCATTGAGCTATGCTGGTGGAGATGCCCGATATTCTCGTTCGTCAGGCGCGGGCGGACGATCTGCCGGCTCTCGTGGCAATCTTTGCCGCCGATGCCCTCGGCGGTCACGGCGATACGACGGATCCTGAGGCCTTTGCCGATTATGTCAGGGCTTTCACAGCCATCGAGGCTTCGCCCAACCAGATGCTTTACGTTGCGGAGCGTGACGGCGAAGTGGTCGGCACGTTCCAGACGATGGTGACGACCTCGCTGACCGGCCGCGGCTCCTCGGCGATGATCATCGAGGCGGTGCAGACGCGCTCCGATGCGCGCGGGCAGGGGATCGGTGCTCGGATGATCGAATTTGCCATCGCCGAGGCAAAGGGCCGCGGCGTGCGCCTTGTGCAATTGACCTCGAACGCGATACGCAGGGACGCCCATCGTTTCTATGAAAGGCTTGGCTTCAAGCCTTCGCATCTGGGCTTCAAGATGGCCTTGAAATGAACCTTGGCTGTCGTGGAATCGCTGGACAATTCGGCTTGGCGACGGCATAAGCGAGAAAAGAAATTCTGGTTTGGTCCGCACTGGCGGGCACAAGGAAAAGACATGTGGAATCTTCTGGTTCAGACCTTCACCTGGTGGAACAGTCAGACGATGGGCACGCGTTTTGCGACCTGGCGTTTCGGCAAGCGCGTCGGCGAGGATGAATTCGGCAACGTCTATTATGAAGGCGGCATGTCCTCCTACGGTCTGCCGAAGCGTTGGGTGATCTACAAGGGTTATGCCGAAGCCTCTGCCATTCCGCCGGGCTGGCACGGCTGGATGCACCATCGCACCGATGTTCCTCCGTCCAAGGAAAACTACGTCGCCAAGGAATGGCAGAAGACGCACCGCCCCAACCTCACCGGATCGCCACAGGCTTACCGCCCGCCGGGCTCTCTCGCGGTTCCCGGCGAGCGTCCGCGCGTCACCGGCGATTACGACGCCTGGACGCCGGGCAACTGAGACGGCTGACCCCGGGCGATCCCCAAGCCCGGCTTTTGGCCACATTTGACCTTTACCCGCAGGTTGGCCGCGCTTCACCGCGGATGAAACTGAAAAATTATCTGGAGACGGGCACATGAAGCTCTTCACGCGGAACATGGTCCTGCGTGCCGCCGGATCGCTGCTGGCGCTCTCGGCTCTGCTTCCGCCAGTTGCGGCAAATGCCGCACGGATCGAAAATCCCGTTGCCGTCTTCTCCGGCCTCGACAAGATCACCGGCCGCATCACCACCTTCGATGTTTATGTCAACGAGACGGTCCAGTTCGGCGCACTCCAAGTGACCCCGAAGGCCTGCTACTCGCGCGACCAGGCGGAAGCGCAGAAGATCGACGGTTTTGTCGAGGTCGACGAGATCACTCTCGACCGCAAGATCCGCCGCATCTTCACCGGCTGGATGTTTGCCGCCAGCCCCGGCCTCAATGCCGTCGAGCACCCGATCTATGACGTCTGGCTGAAGGACTGCAAGATGAGCTCCGACGTCCCGGCGCCTGACGGCACCAAGGCGACGGCCCGCTGATAGTGTCGCGCGAAGCACCGCAGCGTCAGCGCGTGTGCTCGAGACGCGCAAGAAACGCCGCAACACGTTGATGCCCTCGCGCCCCTAGGCGGTCGGTGTTTTGTTCCTCTTGAAAAGGGCCTTGGCAAAGCGAAGCGCACCGCCGTCTAAACGATCGCGTTTAAAACTTCAGGTGTGGCGATTCCATCGCGGCGGCAAGCAGCAGGGCATAATCGGCCTTCGGAACGTCGATTGCGCCAAACGTCTTCAGATGCTCGGTGGTGAACTGGGTGTCGAGCAGGGTAAAGCCCTTGTTCCTGAGCCGGTCGACGAGGTGCACGAGGCAGATCTTCGAAGCGTCCGTGCGGCGTGAAAACATGCTTTCGCCGAAGAATGCCGAGCCGAGCGAAACGCCGTAGAGGCCACCGACCAGTTCATCGCCGTCCCAGGCTTCAACGGTATGGGCGTGGCCCATGTCGAAGAGCGTCGAATAGAGCGATCGGATTGTCTGGTTGATCCAGGTGCTCGGGCGACCCGACGTCTCCTCCGCGCAGGCCGCGATGACCGATTCGAAGGCGTGGTCGAAACGGATCTCGAAAGGATGGCGGCGCACCTTCTTGGCGAGACTCTTCGATACGTGGAAATGATCGAGCGGTAAGACGCCGCGCAATTCCGGTTCGACCCAGAAGATCTCCGGGTCGTCCGCGGATTCGGCCATCGGGAAGAGGCCGATGGAATAGGCGCGCAGGAGAATGTCAGGGGTGATGCCTGGTGACTTCCTGCGCGATCCTGCCATTCCTGTCCTATGCCGCCGGTGTGTTGGCGAGGTGGTGTTCTAGCCAGTGTATGTCGTAATCGCCGTTGGCGATATCCTGATTCGAGACGAGTTCCTGGAACAGCGGCAGCGTCGTCTTGATGCCGTCCACGACGAATTCATCGAGCGCGCGGCGCAACCGCATCATGCACTCGACGCGGGTGCGGCCGTGCACGATCAGCTTGCCGATCAGGCTGTCGTAATAGGGCGGGATCTTGTAGCCCTGATAGGCGCCGGAATCGATGCGCACGCCAAGGCCGCCCGGCGCATGGAAATGCGTGATCGTGCCGGGCGAGGGTACGAAGGTGCGCGGATCCTCGGCATTGATGCGGCACTCGATGGCGTGGCC
Encoded here:
- a CDS encoding DUF2155 domain-containing protein, with the translated sequence MKLFTRNMVLRAAGSLLALSALLPPVAANAARIENPVAVFSGLDKITGRITTFDVYVNETVQFGALQVTPKACYSRDQAEAQKIDGFVEVDEITLDRKIRRIFTGWMFAASPGLNAVEHPIYDVWLKDCKMSSDVPAPDGTKATAR
- a CDS encoding GNAT family N-acetyltransferase; translation: MYFVRTAGERDLEKVRALLLESFHATYDDLHGKTKVDELIAHLFTPAALKARLVRKDAEFLVADDGRKIGGMGYAAMSQALTKTVILHLLYVSPALQRQGIGRDIFSELETCFPDAEIMRLEVEPQNAAAIAFYQAHGFTEVGRNEYSAPGQSGIPALIFEKTLEGH
- the aat gene encoding leucyl/phenylalanyl-tRNA--protein transferase, encoding MAGSRRKSPGITPDILLRAYSIGLFPMAESADDPEIFWVEPELRGVLPLDHFHVSKSLAKKVRRHPFEIRFDHAFESVIAACAEETSGRPSTWINQTIRSLYSTLFDMGHAHTVEAWDGDELVGGLYGVSLGSAFFGESMFSRRTDASKICLVHLVDRLRNKGFTLLDTQFTTEHLKTFGAIDVPKADYALLLAAAMESPHLKF
- a CDS encoding NADH:ubiquinone oxidoreductase subunit NDUFA12 is translated as MWNLLVQTFTWWNSQTMGTRFATWRFGKRVGEDEFGNVYYEGGMSSYGLPKRWVIYKGYAEASAIPPGWHGWMHHRTDVPPSKENYVAKEWQKTHRPNLTGSPQAYRPPGSLAVPGERPRVTGDYDAWTPGN
- a CDS encoding GNAT family N-acetyltransferase, translating into MLVEMPDILVRQARADDLPALVAIFAADALGGHGDTTDPEAFADYVRAFTAIEASPNQMLYVAERDGEVVGTFQTMVTTSLTGRGSSAMIIEAVQTRSDARGQGIGARMIEFAIAEAKGRGVRLVQLTSNAIRRDAHRFYERLGFKPSHLGFKMALK